The following coding sequences are from one Arthrobacter sp. PvP023 window:
- a CDS encoding Ig-like domain-containing protein: MTAREHRTTTRKVLLLGALCLLAAGGGVFAAVAPGSGRAAFESEAGSAERSTPGLAAPVVAPVQLAASPADGAQQVNPAAPVSLRVTNGSIDRVALTDSDGKAVEGSLSPDGAGWSAVGPLQFNSSYTYNFVVTDAAGRKTNETRTFTTVTTANEADAAVYPLDGMKVGVAQPLQITFSEPVLNKEAVEKAIKISSTSGQAGAFHWFSDSMVRYRAENFWAANSTVTMDMQLFGVDLGNGQIGNFNKLVTVHIGDKKVAVADATAHTFSVSVNDKPAGSWPATMGDTRFPSAKGFLVFMEKYRVEHMSASSIGLKPDDPAYYGELDVNYATRLTPSGEFIHQATDSAMPYIGVANLSHGCIGLGPDGAKWVFDNMTTGDVVQVVNTEGENANFDDGFGDWNIPWPQYAN, encoded by the coding sequence ATGACGGCGCGGGAACACCGGACCACCACCAGGAAGGTGCTCCTGCTGGGAGCACTCTGCCTGCTGGCCGCAGGCGGGGGAGTTTTTGCCGCCGTCGCCCCGGGTTCCGGCCGCGCCGCCTTTGAATCCGAGGCCGGTTCTGCTGAACGTTCGACGCCGGGACTGGCGGCACCGGTGGTGGCGCCGGTGCAGCTTGCGGCCTCCCCGGCAGACGGTGCACAGCAGGTGAATCCGGCAGCGCCGGTGTCGCTCCGCGTCACCAACGGAAGCATTGACCGCGTGGCCCTGACGGACAGCGACGGGAAAGCGGTCGAGGGTAGCCTCAGCCCGGACGGAGCCGGCTGGTCAGCCGTCGGCCCCCTGCAGTTCAACAGCAGCTACACCTACAACTTCGTGGTGACTGACGCTGCAGGCCGCAAGACCAATGAGACACGCACGTTCACCACTGTGACGACGGCCAACGAAGCCGACGCCGCCGTCTACCCTCTGGACGGCATGAAGGTTGGCGTAGCGCAGCCGCTGCAGATCACGTTCAGCGAACCCGTGCTGAACAAGGAGGCAGTGGAGAAGGCCATCAAGATCTCCTCGACATCCGGCCAGGCGGGCGCATTCCACTGGTTCAGCGACAGCATGGTGCGGTACCGGGCCGAGAACTTCTGGGCCGCCAACAGCACGGTGACCATGGACATGCAGTTGTTCGGCGTCGATCTCGGCAACGGGCAGATCGGAAACTTCAACAAGTTGGTCACGGTCCACATCGGCGACAAGAAAGTCGCCGTCGCCGACGCCACGGCGCACACCTTTTCGGTGAGCGTTAATGACAAACCGGCGGGCTCATGGCCCGCCACCATGGGTGATACCCGGTTCCCGTCGGCCAAGGGCTTCCTTGTGTTCATGGAGAAGTACCGCGTGGAGCACATGTCTGCCTCCAGCATCGGGCTGAAGCCGGACGACCCGGCCTACTACGGCGAGCTTGACGTTAACTACGCCACGCGCCTCACGCCCAGCGGAGAGTTCATCCACCAGGCCACGGACTCCGCGATGCCCTACATCGGTGTGGCCAACCTGTCGCACGGTTGCATCGGGCTCGGCCCGGACGGCGCCAAATGGGTCTTCGACAACATGACCACCGGGGACGTCGTCCAGGTGGTCAACACCGAGGGCGAGAACGCCAACTTCGACGACGGGTTCGGCGACTGGAACATCCCCTGGCCCCAGTACGCCAATTGA
- a CDS encoding TIGR01906 family membrane protein translates to MTEKTPTPPNRQDPHLDPADDTDEPAFDWMKPAGAGAGTAAVAKGTTPAEKTSPDAGKDQPAASAGTAAPQAGSRADRKAAEAAVEPAPEPQGRGTHFREPLPTSALQVRPPRDEVERRNAERELAANTKPVLPRVMQVLLAVFYPLILLVLAVRAVTSPLFLWVEYNRPGFPGDGYGFSTDDRMTYGSYAVDYLSNWSGPRYLGELVNRSGDALFQEGEVSHMADVKLVILSAFAGGALLILLSIVAIVYLRRRSTGGVRRGLFAGAIVTLVVILGLGTLAALSWQQFFTEFHRIFFANGTWTFALDDTLIRLFPGQFWVDAGIVIGALVLIASVVTLILTWPTRKRRGIAKDVVAKDADAAETPSKDSDAGASDRPDAAPGRARGNSAVL, encoded by the coding sequence GTGACTGAGAAGACGCCCACCCCGCCGAACCGGCAGGATCCGCACCTGGATCCGGCCGATGACACCGATGAACCCGCTTTTGACTGGATGAAGCCCGCCGGTGCCGGGGCAGGCACTGCCGCTGTGGCAAAGGGAACAACCCCGGCCGAAAAGACCTCCCCTGACGCGGGCAAGGACCAGCCGGCAGCGTCCGCCGGCACCGCTGCGCCGCAGGCAGGGAGCCGCGCCGACCGCAAGGCCGCTGAGGCCGCCGTCGAGCCTGCCCCCGAACCGCAGGGGAGGGGGACGCATTTCCGGGAACCGCTGCCCACCTCCGCCCTCCAGGTGCGGCCGCCCCGGGACGAAGTGGAGCGCCGGAACGCCGAGCGTGAGCTTGCGGCCAACACCAAGCCGGTCCTGCCCCGCGTGATGCAGGTCCTGCTGGCTGTCTTCTATCCGCTGATCCTCCTGGTCCTCGCCGTCCGGGCCGTCACCAGCCCGTTGTTCCTCTGGGTGGAGTACAACCGTCCGGGCTTCCCCGGCGACGGCTACGGTTTCAGCACGGATGACCGCATGACCTACGGGTCCTACGCGGTGGATTACCTCAGCAACTGGTCCGGTCCACGGTATCTCGGCGAACTCGTCAACCGTAGCGGCGATGCGCTGTTCCAGGAGGGCGAGGTCAGCCACATGGCCGACGTCAAACTGGTGATCCTCTCGGCGTTCGCCGGCGGTGCGCTGCTGATCCTGCTGAGCATCGTCGCTATTGTCTACCTTCGCCGCCGAAGCACCGGGGGAGTGCGCCGCGGGCTTTTTGCCGGCGCCATCGTCACGCTCGTGGTCATTCTTGGGCTGGGCACGTTGGCTGCGCTCAGCTGGCAGCAGTTCTTCACCGAGTTCCACCGGATCTTCTTCGCCAACGGGACCTGGACATTTGCCCTGGATGACACCCTCATCCGGCTGTTCCCGGGCCAGTTCTGGGTTGACGCCGGAATCGTCATCGGTGCCTTGGTGCTGATCGCTTCCGTCGTCACCCTGATCCTCACCTGGCCCACCCGGAAGCGCCGCGGAATTGCCAAGGACGTCGTTGCCAAGGATGCGGACGCCGCCGAAACGCCGTCCAAGGACAGCGACGCCGGCGCCTCGGATCGTCCTGACGCCGCGCCGGGACGCGCGCGGGGAAACTCCGCCGTCCTGTAA
- a CDS encoding stage II sporulation protein M → MDMDAFSAVNGDKWARLHVLAYKRRLSGSEADELLRLYQTTSAHLSLIRSVAPESGLSASLSATLAQARTRFTGARSNFMDDLARFFVIALPAAFYRLRWLTVWCGVAFCLVAGAYALWISTSPDALRALGSDAAIKQYVEQDFIDYYSENPAASFAGAVWTNNAWISAQAVALGITGFWVPMILFGNAQGLGVAAGVFAAVGQSDVFFSYILPHGLMELTAVFIACAGGLKIFWALVSPGPRTRGQAVAAEGRSLITVAVGLVLVLFVSGLVEGFVTPSSLPVWAKISIGAAVLAAYWLYVLVWGRRAYRSGATGDLEDGDAGYTALAA, encoded by the coding sequence GTGGACATGGATGCGTTCTCCGCGGTCAACGGGGACAAGTGGGCGCGGCTGCACGTGCTGGCGTACAAGCGGCGGCTTAGCGGAAGCGAAGCGGATGAACTGCTGCGCCTCTACCAGACCACGTCGGCGCACCTTTCCCTGATTCGCTCCGTGGCACCCGAAAGCGGGTTGTCTGCCTCCCTGTCGGCCACACTGGCCCAGGCCCGAACACGCTTCACCGGGGCCCGCTCCAACTTCATGGACGACCTGGCCCGGTTCTTCGTCATAGCGCTGCCGGCCGCGTTCTACCGGCTCCGCTGGCTCACCGTCTGGTGCGGTGTGGCGTTCTGCCTGGTCGCGGGCGCGTACGCACTCTGGATCTCAACGTCCCCCGATGCGCTCCGGGCCCTTGGCTCGGATGCGGCCATCAAGCAGTATGTCGAACAGGATTTCATCGACTACTACTCGGAGAATCCCGCCGCGTCCTTCGCCGGCGCCGTCTGGACCAACAATGCCTGGATCTCGGCACAGGCAGTGGCCCTGGGCATCACCGGCTTCTGGGTTCCCATGATCCTCTTTGGCAACGCCCAGGGGCTGGGGGTCGCCGCGGGCGTCTTTGCCGCCGTCGGCCAGTCAGATGTTTTCTTCAGCTACATCCTTCCCCACGGGCTGATGGAACTCACCGCAGTGTTCATCGCCTGCGCGGGGGGCCTGAAGATCTTCTGGGCGCTGGTTTCACCGGGGCCCCGGACCAGGGGCCAGGCGGTGGCGGCTGAGGGACGCTCCCTGATTACCGTTGCCGTGGGCCTCGTCCTGGTGCTGTTCGTCTCCGGCCTGGTGGAAGGTTTCGTAACACCCAGCAGTCTTCCGGTGTGGGCCAAGATCAGCATCGGCGCGGCCGTCCTGGCTGCCTACTGGCTCTATGTCCTGGTATGGGGCAGGCGTGCGTACCGGTCGGGTGCCACCGGCGACCTGGAAGACGGCGATGCCGGATACACGGCATTGGCTGCCTGA
- a CDS encoding metallopeptidase family protein, with protein sequence MQQSHHVPGFTVRLADPGAGQPADNAAPSVAVRGKSFRQRRRNRHGRGLRGELMLPTLPGYRTRSDRFDEMVMDSAQRLHDIWGKPLDGVRFAVDEIPQGLEQLVADRSPAPMGLYEPATAGEGPVITLYRRVIENACSSREELQDLVHDVVVERTAEMLGVAPETLDPVYRRRY encoded by the coding sequence ATGCAGCAATCGCACCACGTTCCGGGTTTTACGGTCCGGTTGGCTGACCCGGGAGCCGGCCAGCCGGCGGACAACGCCGCGCCGTCAGTGGCGGTCCGCGGGAAGAGCTTCAGGCAGCGCCGCAGGAACCGCCATGGCCGCGGCCTGCGCGGTGAATTGATGCTGCCCACGCTGCCCGGTTACCGCACCCGTTCCGACCGCTTCGACGAGATGGTCATGGACTCCGCCCAGCGCCTCCATGACATCTGGGGAAAGCCCTTGGACGGTGTCAGGTTTGCTGTCGACGAGATCCCGCAGGGCCTGGAGCAACTGGTCGCGGACCGGTCCCCTGCGCCCATGGGCCTGTACGAGCCCGCCACCGCCGGCGAAGGTCCCGTGATCACCCTCTACCGCCGTGTCATCGAGAACGCCTGCTCCAGCCGCGAAGAACTCCAGGACCTGGTGCATGACGTCGTGGTGGAGCGGACCGCCGAAATGCTCGGGGTTGCACCCGAGACACTGGACCCCGTGTACCGGCGCCGCTACTAG
- a CDS encoding RDD family protein, with protein MSSIITGEAVVLELRPASFAARALGLILDVAANVVLLIVLITVISSAYDDLDDAAARALVLVSVVFCLVILPVAVETLTRGLSLGKLAAGLRIVRDDGGAIRFRHAVIRGLIGFLEIYLTFGGLAIAVALFNDKSKRLGDIVAGTYSLRRRVPAEPPFVPFVPPHLRAWAALADIGRIPDAVARRSSQFIRQAGRMSPASRASMAASLATEVSACVAPPPPAGTGPEEYLAAVLVERRERELARLSRARARSTGVGERLNRLPYSRDTP; from the coding sequence TTGAGCTCAATCATCACAGGTGAAGCAGTGGTACTGGAGCTCCGCCCGGCGTCGTTCGCCGCAAGGGCACTGGGCCTGATTCTGGACGTCGCTGCCAATGTGGTCCTCCTCATTGTGCTGATCACAGTGATTTCGTCGGCCTACGACGACCTGGACGACGCGGCGGCCCGCGCCCTGGTTCTGGTCAGTGTGGTCTTCTGCTTAGTGATCCTCCCGGTGGCGGTGGAAACCCTCACCCGCGGCCTCTCCCTGGGGAAGCTGGCGGCAGGGCTTCGGATCGTACGGGACGACGGCGGCGCCATCCGCTTCCGTCACGCTGTGATCCGCGGCCTGATCGGCTTCCTGGAGATCTACCTGACGTTCGGCGGCCTGGCCATCGCCGTGGCGTTGTTCAATGACAAGTCCAAGCGGCTCGGCGACATCGTGGCAGGAACATACTCCCTGCGGCGCCGGGTCCCGGCGGAACCACCGTTCGTCCCGTTTGTACCGCCGCACCTGCGGGCCTGGGCGGCGCTGGCTGACATCGGCCGGATACCGGACGCCGTAGCCCGCCGCTCGTCGCAGTTCATCCGGCAGGCAGGCAGGATGTCGCCGGCGTCGCGCGCTTCCATGGCGGCGTCGCTCGCCACTGAGGTCTCCGCCTGTGTCGCTCCCCCGCCTCCGGCCGGCACGGGACCGGAAGAATACCTGGCCGCAGTGCTGGTGGAACGCCGCGAGCGGGAACTGGCCCGGCTGAGCCGGGCACGGGCACGAAGCACGGGTGTAGGGGAACGGCTGAACCGGCTGCCCTACAGCCGGGACACGCCGTAA
- the ahcY gene encoding adenosylhomocysteinase, with protein sequence MTFDYKVADISLAEAGRHQIRLAEHEMPGLMSLREEFGASQPLKGARIAGSLHMTVQTAVLIETLTALGAEVRWASCNIFSTQDEAAAAVVVGQGTVEDPQGVPVFAWKGETLEEYWWTAEQILTWPGADSNPDLGPNMILDDGGDATMLVHKGAEFEALGSVPAAAEDESDEGRVFLDVLRASLAADAQKWTRIGSRLLGVTEETTTGVHRLYRLAEQGKLLFPAINVNDSVTKSKFDNKYGIRHSLPDGINRATDVLMGGKIAVVCGYGDVGKGAAEAFRGQGSRVIVTEIDPICALQAAMDGYQVAKLESVLSEGHIFITTTGNKDVIMAEHMAGMRDKAIVGNIGHFDNEIDMAGLARIPGIKKVEIKPQVHEWVFDAGTADERSIIVLSEGRLLNLGNATGHPSFVMSNSFANQTIAQIELFTKRDQPEGEREYENQVYVLPKILDEKVARLHLDALGVELTELSKEQAEYLELDVAGPYKPDHYRY encoded by the coding sequence ATGACTTTCGATTACAAGGTTGCTGATATCTCCCTGGCTGAGGCCGGCCGGCACCAGATCCGCCTCGCGGAGCACGAGATGCCCGGGCTGATGTCCCTGCGCGAAGAGTTCGGCGCCAGCCAGCCCCTCAAGGGTGCCCGGATTGCCGGTTCACTCCACATGACCGTCCAGACCGCCGTGCTGATCGAAACCCTCACAGCCCTGGGCGCCGAGGTCCGCTGGGCTTCCTGCAACATCTTCTCCACCCAGGACGAAGCCGCGGCCGCCGTCGTGGTGGGCCAGGGCACGGTTGAGGACCCGCAGGGCGTCCCCGTTTTCGCCTGGAAGGGCGAAACCCTCGAGGAATACTGGTGGACGGCCGAGCAGATCCTTACCTGGCCCGGGGCGGACAGCAACCCGGACCTTGGCCCGAACATGATCCTCGACGACGGCGGCGACGCAACCATGCTGGTGCACAAGGGCGCTGAGTTCGAGGCCCTCGGTTCCGTCCCGGCGGCAGCAGAGGACGAGTCCGATGAGGGGCGGGTCTTCCTTGACGTCCTGCGAGCGTCGCTGGCTGCGGATGCACAGAAGTGGACCCGCATCGGCTCCCGCCTGCTGGGCGTGACGGAGGAAACCACCACCGGCGTGCACCGTCTCTACCGTCTGGCGGAGCAGGGCAAGCTGCTCTTCCCGGCCATCAACGTCAACGATTCGGTGACCAAGAGCAAGTTCGACAACAAGTACGGCATCCGCCACTCGCTGCCGGACGGCATCAACCGCGCCACGGACGTCCTGATGGGCGGCAAGATCGCCGTCGTCTGCGGCTATGGCGACGTCGGCAAGGGCGCTGCGGAGGCCTTCCGCGGGCAGGGCTCCCGCGTGATTGTCACCGAGATCGATCCGATCTGTGCCCTGCAGGCAGCCATGGACGGCTACCAGGTGGCCAAGCTGGAGAGCGTCCTCAGCGAAGGACACATCTTCATCACCACCACCGGGAACAAGGACGTCATCATGGCCGAGCACATGGCCGGCATGCGTGACAAGGCCATCGTCGGCAACATCGGCCACTTCGACAACGAGATCGACATGGCCGGCCTGGCGCGGATTCCGGGCATCAAGAAGGTTGAAATCAAGCCGCAGGTGCACGAGTGGGTCTTCGACGCCGGTACCGCGGACGAGCGGTCCATCATCGTCCTCTCCGAAGGCCGCCTGCTGAACCTGGGCAACGCCACCGGCCACCCGTCGTTCGTGATGAGCAACTCGTTCGCGAACCAGACCATCGCGCAGATTGAACTCTTCACCAAGCGGGACCAGCCCGAGGGTGAGCGGGAATACGAAAACCAGGTTTACGTGCTCCCGAAGATCCTCGACGAGAAGGTCGCCCGGCTGCACCTGGATGCCCTGGGCGTCGAGCTGACGGAACTGTCCAAGGAACAGGCCGAGTACCTGGAACTGGACGTTGCAGGCCCGTACAAGCCGGATCACTACCGTTACTAG
- a CDS encoding DUF3499 domain-containing protein, whose translation MGAIRQCSRSACRNSAVATLTYVYADSTAVLGPLATYAEPHCYDLCEQHAGSLTVPRGWEVLRLAMPATPPQPGPDDLLALANAVREAALRPSSADSAPGQRSAHAALEAPPPAEGARRGHLRVLREPS comes from the coding sequence GTGGGTGCTATTCGTCAATGTTCAAGATCAGCCTGCCGCAATTCGGCGGTGGCAACTTTGACGTACGTCTACGCGGACTCCACGGCTGTCCTGGGCCCGCTGGCTACGTACGCGGAGCCCCATTGTTACGATTTGTGCGAACAGCACGCGGGGTCGCTGACGGTGCCGCGGGGCTGGGAAGTGCTGCGCCTGGCCATGCCCGCCACGCCGCCCCAGCCGGGGCCCGATGATCTTTTGGCCCTCGCCAACGCCGTCCGCGAGGCGGCGTTGCGGCCGTCGTCTGCGGATTCCGCGCCGGGCCAGCGTTCGGCGCATGCCGCGCTTGAAGCCCCGCCGCCTGCGGAAGGCGCCCGGAGGGGACACCTGCGCGTCCTCCGCGAGCCGTCCTAA
- a CDS encoding long-chain fatty acid--CoA ligase produces the protein MREASTELLVELDQDSNVTDLLLGQHAKDPSHAAYARKGPNGWVDIPVQQFLDKVMALAKGLIAGGLAPGDTVAVMSGTRYEWTLVDFAIWFAGGVTVPVYETSSASQVEWILHDSGARRVFVEDQAKAELVAGVLAHSELLGDAVVTVVRMDDDGGAPNLASLAAAGAGVTDGELERHRSTAVLADVASLVYTSGTTGKPKGCEITHGNFALVATNIVEFLPEILRQEGARTLMFLPLAHVLARAVQVVCLSAGATLGHTAGAAQLLEDLATFKPTFLLVVPRIFEKVYAGASHKAALAGKDRLFAAASAVAIDYSKALDAAARGKGSGPGFMLRARHALFDRLLYPKLRQAFGGQVKYTVSGASPLSSNDAHFFRGAGIPVLEGYGLTETTAPCTANTPSRTKVGTVGIPVPGTTIRVADDGEILVKGIGVFKGYHANEAANAEAFVDGFFRTGDLGSLDEDGFLTITGRKKDLLVTAGGKNVAPGPLEEKIREHQLVAQAVVVGDGRPFVSALVNLDPEGLENWCSAQRIAVMGLTEATSDARVREAVQGAIDQANLLVSKAESIRSFVLLDADFTVESGHLTPSLKLKRAAVVRDFEAHINGLYAQNKK, from the coding sequence GTGAGAGAAGCAAGCACTGAACTGCTCGTGGAGCTGGATCAGGACAGCAACGTGACTGACCTGCTGCTCGGGCAGCACGCCAAAGACCCCTCCCATGCCGCGTACGCCCGCAAGGGCCCCAACGGCTGGGTTGACATCCCCGTCCAACAGTTCCTGGACAAGGTCATGGCACTGGCGAAGGGACTGATCGCGGGGGGCCTGGCCCCGGGCGACACCGTGGCCGTGATGTCCGGAACCCGGTACGAATGGACCCTTGTGGACTTCGCCATCTGGTTCGCCGGCGGCGTGACCGTTCCGGTGTATGAAACCTCCTCGGCAAGCCAGGTCGAGTGGATCCTGCATGACTCGGGCGCCCGCAGGGTGTTCGTTGAGGACCAGGCCAAGGCTGAGCTCGTGGCCGGTGTCCTGGCCCACTCCGAACTGCTCGGCGATGCAGTGGTGACGGTCGTGCGGATGGACGACGACGGCGGCGCACCCAACCTGGCCAGCCTCGCCGCCGCCGGCGCCGGCGTCACCGACGGGGAGCTGGAGAGGCACCGCAGCACCGCAGTCCTCGCCGACGTCGCCTCGCTGGTGTACACGTCCGGAACTACGGGCAAGCCCAAGGGCTGCGAGATAACGCACGGCAACTTCGCCCTGGTGGCCACCAACATCGTGGAGTTCCTCCCCGAGATCCTGCGGCAGGAGGGCGCCCGGACGCTGATGTTCCTCCCCCTCGCCCACGTCCTGGCCCGCGCCGTCCAGGTGGTGTGCCTCAGCGCCGGGGCCACCCTGGGCCACACCGCCGGCGCCGCCCAGCTGCTGGAGGACCTGGCGACGTTCAAACCCACTTTCCTGCTGGTGGTACCCAGGATTTTTGAGAAGGTCTATGCGGGGGCCAGCCACAAGGCCGCCCTGGCAGGCAAGGACCGGCTGTTCGCCGCTGCCTCCGCGGTGGCCATAGATTACTCCAAGGCACTCGACGCCGCGGCCCGGGGAAAGGGCAGCGGCCCCGGCTTCATGCTCCGCGCCAGGCACGCCCTCTTTGACCGGCTGCTGTACCCCAAACTCCGACAGGCCTTCGGCGGGCAGGTGAAGTACACGGTTTCCGGCGCCAGCCCGCTGAGCTCCAATGACGCACACTTCTTCCGTGGCGCCGGCATACCGGTGCTGGAAGGCTACGGACTCACCGAAACCACGGCCCCATGCACCGCCAACACCCCGTCGCGGACCAAGGTGGGCACTGTCGGCATTCCCGTGCCGGGCACCACCATCCGGGTGGCCGACGACGGCGAGATCCTGGTCAAGGGCATCGGCGTTTTCAAGGGCTACCACGCCAACGAGGCAGCCAACGCGGAAGCGTTCGTGGACGGGTTCTTCCGCACCGGAGACCTCGGTTCGCTGGATGAAGACGGTTTCCTCACCATCACCGGGCGCAAGAAGGACCTCCTTGTCACTGCCGGGGGCAAGAACGTGGCGCCTGGCCCGCTCGAGGAAAAGATCCGGGAGCACCAGCTGGTGGCCCAGGCAGTGGTGGTGGGAGACGGTCGGCCGTTTGTCTCCGCACTGGTCAACCTTGATCCGGAAGGCCTGGAGAACTGGTGCTCCGCCCAGCGGATCGCGGTCATGGGCCTGACGGAGGCCACTTCCGACGCCCGGGTCCGTGAGGCCGTCCAGGGCGCAATCGACCAGGCCAACCTGCTGGTCTCGAAAGCGGAGTCAATCCGCAGCTTCGTGCTGCTGGATGCTGATTTCACCGTCGAGTCCGGTCATCTGACGCCGTCACTGAAACTGAAGCGGGCCGCCGTCGTACGCGACTTTGAAGCGCACATCAACGGCCTGTACGCCCAGAACAAAAAGTGA
- a CDS encoding Trm112 family protein, producing the protein MPKISPDLLSVLRCPVTGSTLVQEGEELVSTAAGQSGEKLRYAIEDGIPLLLPPELVSAANAAPSDQHDGGPGAVAGTAASGAFSAE; encoded by the coding sequence ATGCCAAAGATCAGTCCTGACCTGTTGTCTGTCCTGCGTTGCCCCGTTACCGGCTCGACGCTGGTTCAGGAGGGCGAGGAACTCGTCTCCACCGCCGCCGGGCAGTCCGGGGAAAAGCTGCGCTACGCCATTGAGGACGGCATCCCGCTGCTGTTACCACCGGAGCTGGTCTCTGCAGCGAACGCTGCGCCTTCGGACCAGCACGACGGCGGCCCGGGCGCAGTGGCCGGCACCGCAGCGTCGGGCGCCTTCAGTGCCGAATAA
- a CDS encoding Ig-like domain-containing protein: protein MTVVHKRKTMKILGVVAICAAVAAGGIGVATAPSWAEPAFQSESSSPVRNEPGLAAPVVKAVELGVTPTDGAAGVNPAVAPSVKAVNGTVKDVVLATADGGEPVKGTLSADGSTWTALDPLEFDAAYDYAFTIVDQAGRETKKTQTFTTVAAANEADASVYPQNGSTAGSGQPIEIVFSEPVLNKEAMEKAVTVTSSSGQAVAWRWYSDQRVRIRPEAFWASGSQVTVDLKLFGVDFGNKMVGNVDTKVSFKVGPQRVAVVDDVTKTMNVYFDGQLVRTAPVTLGDAEWLSPTGYAVIMEQERHSKFNAGSIGLKPGDKGYYPPLTVEYANRLTSSGVYVHQALESAWSYVGKANVSHGCVGLLPADAAWFFNNMKTGDVVQTLNTGAPPVEPLEGYGDWNIPWAQYAKR, encoded by the coding sequence ATGACTGTAGTCCACAAGCGGAAAACCATGAAAATTCTGGGCGTCGTGGCCATCTGCGCCGCGGTTGCTGCCGGCGGCATCGGCGTTGCCACTGCCCCCAGCTGGGCGGAGCCCGCGTTCCAGTCGGAGTCTTCCAGCCCGGTCCGCAACGAACCGGGGCTCGCTGCTCCTGTCGTCAAGGCAGTCGAGCTCGGCGTAACCCCGACGGACGGCGCCGCGGGAGTCAATCCCGCCGTCGCGCCGTCGGTCAAAGCCGTCAACGGCACCGTAAAGGACGTTGTCCTGGCAACTGCCGACGGCGGCGAACCCGTCAAGGGCACACTCAGCGCCGACGGGTCCACCTGGACCGCCCTGGACCCCCTTGAGTTCGACGCGGCCTACGATTACGCCTTTACAATCGTGGACCAGGCGGGCCGCGAAACGAAGAAGACGCAGACCTTCACCACGGTGGCCGCGGCCAACGAGGCCGATGCCTCCGTCTACCCGCAGAACGGTTCCACCGCGGGATCGGGCCAGCCGATTGAAATCGTCTTCTCCGAGCCGGTCCTGAACAAGGAGGCTATGGAGAAAGCCGTCACCGTCACCTCGTCCTCGGGCCAGGCAGTCGCCTGGCGGTGGTACTCGGACCAGCGCGTGCGAATCCGTCCCGAGGCGTTCTGGGCATCCGGAAGCCAGGTCACCGTTGACCTTAAGCTGTTCGGCGTGGACTTCGGGAACAAGATGGTGGGCAACGTCGACACCAAGGTCAGCTTCAAGGTTGGCCCGCAGCGCGTGGCCGTCGTGGATGATGTCACCAAGACGATGAACGTCTACTTTGACGGCCAACTGGTCAGGACCGCCCCCGTGACACTCGGCGATGCCGAGTGGCTCTCGCCCACCGGATACGCCGTGATCATGGAGCAGGAACGCCACTCCAAGTTCAACGCCGGAAGCATTGGCCTCAAGCCCGGCGACAAGGGCTACTACCCGCCGCTGACCGTGGAATACGCCAACCGGCTCACCTCGTCCGGCGTCTATGTCCACCAGGCACTCGAATCCGCGTGGAGTTATGTCGGAAAGGCAAACGTCTCGCACGGTTGCGTCGGACTGCTGCCGGCGGACGCGGCCTGGTTCTTCAACAACATGAAGACCGGCGACGTCGTCCAGACCCTCAACACGGGCGCCCCTCCCGTGGAACCGCTGGAGGGCTATGGCGACTGGAACATTCCCTGGGCGCAGTACGCCAAGCGCTGA